The Musa acuminata AAA Group cultivar baxijiao chromosome BXJ3-6, Cavendish_Baxijiao_AAA, whole genome shotgun sequence region CCTTATCTTAGTCTCTGAGGCAGACAAGAGGGAGACAAGCAGTGAAGGTGGAGCAGATGAGACGGGATAGGGATGGCTGCAAGGTGCCCTCCCAGTGGCCTCTGCATGCTTCTCCTTGTAACTATTTTCTCCAAGCACAATCATACAGCGGTTTGACTTCCATGGCACCCAAGGAGATAGATGGCCGTCAACTCGAGGATCAGATTTATCATTCCCTTGTTGCAATCATATTTACTCTAAGAATTCCTTTTCCTTCCAGGGGACGACACAATGTAGGTGATGAGCATCGAGTtgcaagttggaacataagaactCCAGCCAAAGTGTAGTCGATGAGAGATCAGCATCTGTGGGGTCTGACTTCTTGGTTGGTGGCACATCAGCGTCGGCAGTGAAGCAGAGCTAATAACAAGTGATAGATGTTCCTGGCAATGAGTCGATCAAATCGATCGAGTAGAAGTAAATTTTGGGAGGTGCGTATGCACACGAATACTAATGTTTCAGAAGATATTGATCCAAGCGATGAAACGAGGGAAGGAGACGCAATTGTCCCCTTTCAATCTTTCTTCCTGTCCCAAAAGACATTCCCCGTCTTCTTTCTTCTCGCCTTTCACTGTGAAGGCGGGCCTCCTCCCACCTTCGCATGCCGTGGAGAAGATTCCATTAATTATGAAGCAGGCTTTCCACATAGGAATGCCTCTCAACGCCAACAAAAGGGATCCGATCGCCTCCATAATGCTTACCCCCTCGAAGCTTTCTCCTTTAGATTATGTGATTCTGTGAAGACTCCTTAACATTAACATGTCAATGCCGACAACCACTCTTCTGGAAGCACATCATTTTTCCTTGTTATTTATATCTTGATTGCTTAAATCACGATGAGGGAAGAATGACGGACATCGACATCATCGTTTTAGCACCATGGTTCCTTCGGAGAGCTCGAGACGCCCCATGATATCTCGATGGGAACATGCGTATACCCCTTCTGGCCCATGTGACTTTATTACTGAGGTGACGATGAACTATACCAACTTCGCCTTCAACCATGGAACCATGCCACTGGTCCGCTATAATTTCGCTCTCTCCGCCATTATAGCAGCCCCGGTCTTGACCGGTACATGCTATGAGGGGGACATCTTCTGACCCTGTATGACATTCCTATAGAAGCTCACTTCCCCTCGAGAGGGAGCTCTCTCCTCTTTGTCTGGCCAGTCGTACGAAGGATTTAGCCCAAACTCATGAAGCTCAAGTTTCAGTGTGATAGATATCCTTTGACTTGAGCATTGAACGAGTAAGATAAAGAGATCTGATCAGAGTCTCTCAAACGACAAAGACCCCATCGACAGTCATATAGACGAACTCAATTTATAAACGTAGGTAGGTCAAATATAATTGGGAAGATAATTATCATTGTTGAATGATGACTTAGGTGATCAGGATTGGGATGTTTGCGCAGCAGACACAGACATCGTTGATCACATGGCATTGCGTCCAAAATCCATAGTTAGTCACTTTCGGTCCACTAAGTTGGAGCTTTGCCTGTTGTCTCTCTCTATCTGGATGTGTACTAAAACGAATTGTTACACTTCACCGGTACAATACCTCAAAGATTCTGGATAAGAGTCagggtgtatgtatgtatgtatgcatggaaAATTCTACGTACAAATCATATTCACTTGAAACATCGAGagatttttcttccttcctcttgaAGGAAAAGGAAAGAGATTAATGATGTCACCAAGTTTGAAGGCCCTTTCTCATGACAACAATAGCCACTTGTTTCTTCTTATTTTGTTGCTCCCTGTGGTCCATAACCCAAAATAATAGAGTGCTTAACAGTGCATGTTTGACCATAAAGGTGCTGCACCGAAGAAAAGCAAACCCTAACACAAGCTTTTATGTTGTTTCCGTGAGATCTTGAACTACCATGTACTTTTCCTGAGGAATAATTAGATGAGATGATGCTGCAGTCTAACTGCTGACAGTATAACATATGATAGCTTCATGGATATGCAAATACTCGGAATACTCGCAAATTGTTGAGGTTTATGATGAGTTTTTCTTAACGCCTTAAGAAAAGCAAAGCGTCAAAGGCATCAGGTCGCGGAAAAGTTATGGCCCCATCCACCTAAGAACTGCTGCAGTGTCTGCTGCTATCAAATACCGTGTGTTCCTCCTTCCTCACAACATCGTCTTATACACTCGTCTGCTGTCCTCGTTGCATCCCGTCTCGGTTCTCGCAAAGGATTTTAATCCGGCAGCGGGAGCTGCTTTGCTATCTATCGCCCTCTGACTCCCCATCGGCCGTTGCTGTGACGAGAACACGGTGAGACAATATGCACCAGTTGGATCTCCAAGTACATTTCGGCTAAAAGGCTGCCACCACCACTCGATTTCTCCTCGCTGGTCGAGCTGTATATTTACTGCGGCTTCGGCCCTCTGTTCGGCGCGGTTGGGCGCTTCACAGTCGCAGAGAGAAAACAATAAAGGAAGGCCGACGTCGTCAGAGAGAAAGGCAAGGATTCCATCCAGCTCTCTTCCTTCTTTCCTCTGTCTCTTTCTTTTTCTGCCGCTTTCTTCGTCTTCTGTACAACCTGCGGCCGCCGTCGCGCTCGCCCCAGTGCCACTTTGCAGTGCTTTTAAGGAGAGCGAGATGAGTGCGTCTCGCTTAGCATTCACTCGCCCGCCTCTCCTGctgttcacataaatatccttctGAAGTAATCCAACGGCCCAATGGCCACGAACATGCTCTCACCTGTGTCGCGGATACATGTATCAACCCTAAGTTGATCTCTGCTTCGGCCGACAGGGTGTAAGCTGCTTCGAGTTCATTCGGTTCCTCACCCCTTCACAGAATTTTCGACTGACGAAGATCTTAATTTGTGTTTTTAGTTATCATTGTCTTGTTTCTCTCCGTCATCCAGATCTTTAATCGTGTAGGGAGACTCGTCCGGCTTCGTTAGGACTGAAGAGAAGGCTGGTACAGGGAATCTCGCGGTGAGGTTTGGAGAAAGAGGAGAAGATGCTGCCCCAGAAGCAAGCGGAGGAAGCTGCCATAGTGACGAGCGGCGTGGCTGCTCTCAACAATGAGATGGAGCAAGGTGGAGGCGGCGACGGCAAGGGGGGGGACGAAGAGGCGGCACATGGATTGAGCATGACGAGCCTCCTCTGGCACGGTGGCTCTGCCTGGGATGCCTGGTTCAGCTGCGCCTCCAACCAAGTACTTACACACCGATTGCTTAGATATGGATCAAGATTCGATCTTGTTGTACCCGAGGGAGTCTGGGCAGTGTTTTCTAGTCGGTCGCCTGCTCTGCTAATACGGGTGGCGATGTTGCAGGTGGCGCAGGTGCTGTTGACGCTACCTTACTCGTTCTCGCAGCTGGGGATGCTGTCGGGGGTGATCCTGCAGCTCTTCTATGGCCTCCTCGGCAGCTGGACAGCGTACCTCATCAGCGTACTCTACATCGAGTACCGCGCCCGGAAGGAGAAGGAAAACGTCAGCTTCAAGAATCACGTTATCCAGGTCGGGTGTTCCATTGCTGTATCCTTCCCGAAACTCTCTTGCTCTGTTCTCACACCTGATTCTTAATGACTTTTTCCACCTCTAGAAGAAATAAATTCCATCTTATCCCCACCAAAGCCCAACTCCGCAAGATTCCCTGTGAGCAAATCCCCGATTCTTCTGGCCTTCTTCTAGTGGAGCTGAAACTTGGGCTGTTCTTGAATGATATTGAAATGTCGGATAGGCCCCTCACTTTTCTCCCGCTTTATCTGTGACAGTGGTTCGAGGTGTTGGATGGGCTGCTGGGGCCGTATTGGAAAGCCGCCGGCCTCGCCTTCAACTGCACCTTCCTCCTCTTCGGCTCCGTCATTCAGCTCATCGCCTGTGCCAGGTATTCTATTTTCGTGCCTTCCTCTCTGCATCTCTCGCTTGCGATTTGATCGTAAGTTCCTTCTTCTTTGATCTGGTGGCGGAGCAGCAACATATACTACATCAACGACCGGCTTGACAAGAGGACATGGACGTACATATTTGGCGCCTGCTGCGCGACGTCAGTGTTCATACCCTCCTTCCACAACTACAGGATATGGTCCTTCCTCGGCCTCGGCATGACCACCTACACCGCCTGGTACCTCACCATCGCCGCCTTCGTCCACGGCCAGGTAAAATAGCATCATCCTCGACAACAACAGTAGTAGTAACTCTTTCCAGATGAACTGATGATCAGCTTGGAAAGACATGGTTGCCCGTCCTGTTAGTTTAACAGTATTTTGTTTTTGCTGCtggggagggaggaggaagatatGACGATGGTTCAATGAATGATGCAGGTGGAAGGGGTGACGCACTCGGGCCCAACGAAGCTAGTGCTGTACTTCACCGGCGCCACCAACATACTATACACTTTCGGCGGCCACGCCGTCACCGTGTGAGTGCTCACTTTGACGTCTCTGTTTCTGTTTCCTCATTTCTCCCTGCCACGCTTTATAACTTTTCGCCCATTCTTTTTACGTTTAATGAGCACAATCGGCATGAGACTGGGAATTAAGAAAGGAAATGGGGACCAGTCGAGCATTTGATGTAATCAATAATGTTAACGTAATTAATGTGATTTACTTGAGCTGTGCTCATGAATCAATAATAATGTTAACCTTGGGATTCATTGTTTCATCTGTTCATGTGTGCAGGGAGATCATGCACGCCATGTGGAAGCCGCAAAAGTTCAAGTACATCTACCTGATGGCCACGGTGTACGTGTTCACCCTCACGCTGCCGTCGGCCGCCGCCATGTACTGGTCCTTCGGTGACCAGCTCCTGACCCACTCCAACGCTTTCTCGCTGCTGCCCCATTCCGGGTGGCGCGACGCCGCCGTGATCCTCATGCTGATCCACCAGTTCATCACCTTCGGCTTCGCCTCCACCCCGCTCTACTTCGTGTGGGAGAAGGTGATCGGGATGCACGACACCAAGAGCATCTGCCTCCGCGCCCTCGTCCGCCTCCCCGTCGTCATCCCCATCTGGTTCCTGGCCATCGTCTTCCCCTTCTTTGGTCCCATCAATTCCGCCGTAGGGGCACTCCTCGTCAGTTTCACCGTCTACATCATCCCCGCCATGGCACACATGCTCACATACCGGACGCCATCGGCGCGAAAGGTACCATCATCCTTGTTATGTTCAAGTGTACTCTGCTTGATGCTGCCATCACCGATGCCAAGTATATCTAACGCCTGCATCTGGATGTCCCTGCAGAACGCGGCCGAGAAGCCTCCCTTCTTCTTGCCGAGCTGGACGGCGATGTACGCCGTGAACGCCTTCGTGGTGGCGTGGGTGCTGGTGGTGGGCTTCGGGCTCGGCGGCTGGGCGAGCATGACCAACTTCGTGAAGCAGGTGGACACCTTCGGGCTGTTCGCCAAATGCTACCAATGCCCCAAGCCGCAGCAGCCACCGCCATTCTCTGCCCCCGGCCCTCAAATGCAGCACCACTGAGCcgaccaattcctccaccaatcttGCTTGTGTGCTTATCTATTTACCTGTAATTAGGCTCGCCgccgccttcatttgtgttgaatGCTGTGCTATGGGTTTCCATCCTATCCCTTTTCAGGACCATGTTATAAGTATTTGCGTCTGATGGTAGTACCACAAGGATTACCAGCTAGTCCTCACAGAACAACACTGTGTCATCGATGCTCGAATCGGTCTGCCCATCCGAGGCTGCCAACGTTCCGCGACGGGGTTTCCGGTTCAACTCAACTCGGTGGTTGAGTTGTTCGAGGCAACCCGGTGGGTCCCATTTAGCGTCTTTTGTCAAAATGTATTGgtaataattaaaagaaaataaaacagtGAGACCATTTACCAAATATCGGATCGAACACTCACTTTCTTTTCTCTCgagtattatttaataaaattatggtTTGTAATTATATCCCACCAATTAAGTGCCTAAAAAACATGGCAGCGTCATTATTCCCCCTTTTTTTGGTGTTAAATGTATGGGGTGCTCGTCAGGTGTTTGATCATTTGACGAGGTGAAGGTGCGCGGAACCAACGGGCTCAAATATTCTTTTGTTCGTTGAACACGATCTCGAGACCGTGGCTTGCAAGACACCGACCAAGACGTCAGCAGGTCTAAAAGCAGGACAACATGCCATGGCATCCTTACAGGGCTGTGCCCAGCATCACCGCCCCTCCGCCCGTTCATGTCAATCTTATGAATCCCGATTCAGCGAGGCATCTTCCCTTCACCTTCGCTTAGCAGCGAGAGTTGCTATAAATACCTGCCTCCGGTTGTTGCAGTTAGCAAGCAAAGAGAGCCTGAGAATAAGTAGTGACGAGAGATGGGAGGTGGAGTCTTCGCTCTCCTTGGCTTCAAGAAGCAGCAGAGGAGGGGCCATGAGTCGGCGGCACAGCCGGGGCACCGGCAGAAGGGCCATGAGGCCGCGCAGTCTCGGCCGAGGCAGCTCCCTAGAAAGAGTTACGAGGAGGAAATGGAACCGTGGCAGCGGAAGGTTCGCCGGACCGACGTAGACCATGGCCGTTGGGTTTCTGGGCTCGACGTCGACAGGAAGGCCGAAGAATTCATCGACAGATTCCACAAGAAGATGAACCCTGATCACGGGCTGGAAGCTATCTAGCCACTGTTGGCTGCTACTTCTCAATCATCGCATGTACTTGAGCTACTCCTTCTTGGTAAGGGGTGATTAGAGAAAACTGTGAATGATGTACGAATGGAAGCGACGTAACAAAGATGATGCATGCGAATGTTCCGAGACTTACCGAGTAGAAATCTGACTTGAAATgtggtcaaaatcatcaaaagaaAATTGACCTGTGTTGTAAAGGATAGACAAGAGAGCGATCATATTCACCCATAATTTGTTGCTCATATAAGGAATAACCATCATATTTACACATAAAAGAAGATATGACAAAACATATTTATGTTTAACAGAAGATGGAAATATGTTGGGAGGGAGAGGAGTGAACATTTccaaaaacataaaaaatcataaaaataaatattaaaaaatatattaaaaatttgatataagATTTAATATGATTTCATACGTATATTCATTaataagattattttttttactatatgAGATTAAGCATAAGACTCTTGAGTTATTCGCATTAATATGTATCTTTTtacataaatctcgagaaatttaTATATTtgtcattcttttttatttttcctatagagaatccaagatatttctcacatatttttttttcaaaatttaaagatatacgagatatttataaaaaaaactaaatcCTACTTTTTAAgatttaggattttttttctcatataatgATTTCTTATTCTCCTAAAATAGGAATTCTAAACTGCATATCAATATAAGAAAAATAGAATATAATCTGTAGGTTGCTGCTTGAGGATTATATAATTCCAGCATAAATATTTATTGACCTTTTTAATAACGAAGTTAGAAACAATTTTTCTAATAGTTTAtcatttattgatttttttatttgtatgttttcttttaatttggtattagctttttggtgggtctcattcaaattttaaaatttttttattaatcttattattcattcaaattattatttttatctaaaaaatcTTTATATGATCCAAAAACATTTACCCTCAGGTTGATTAAACTCTTGTAAATcaaagttttcttttttcttccacGACGTGAGATCAAATCGGGgtgttataatttttatttgatctataacatatttaaaaacaacttttttttaataacatatttgatcAAATCGAGAGTCAAATTATAAAATCTATAACACCTTGATAATTTCATATATTCATAACCACAATGAAAACAcaaatttgaaatatatatatatatatatatctttttttaataGTGGGATGGGATGGATTGTGGTGGTTTTTACCGTAAAACTCACGTTGGTGACTGCCAGAGAAACGTGGTGAAATTTTTTGGGCGAATGAGACTCCATCGTTACCCATAAGTGTGAATGAATGCACCATATCAGTGGCATAGTCAATAAAGTCAAATTGTTGGTCAGTCAACGCCAACGATGACCGAAGACTTCGCTTTGAACCCACCCCCACCGAAGATAAGGCAAATTTGGACGCGCACGCACCTTCTCGAGGAGCAGATCCAGCGTGCCTCGATCGGGGCCGCGATAGCATTCCCCTCACTCGCAACAGTCCAAGTCAGGTGGCCTGGCCCACGAAATCTCTGTGAGAAGCGCCCGCCCCGTCTTCCCTGTCTCACACTCTTTACCCCCCGTTGTAAGCCATCGTCGAGTCCTCGTCGGCTGCCCAAGTCCAGGTCTCCCACTGACACCACCCAAAGTCAAGCTTCACTCGACCCGGATCAACCGAACCCACCGAGTTGAGCTGCAGTCGCACGGTGCACAACCGATATATTTTCGCCGGTTCTCGTCTTCGTACTTCATCATCGCTCTGCGGGTGGCCGCCTCGGAGTTGCTCCTTCTTCGAATAGCAATGCAGCTCCCACGAGCGCTCACCTCCCACGTCTGTTTCCACCACATCCTTCTCCTCCTGTTGCTTCATCCTCTTCTCCTGCGTCGCACAGCTTCAGCAACCGAACCCGATCGGGTCGCCCTGCTTGCCTTCAGGGCGGCCATCAACAAAGACCCCAGC contains the following coding sequences:
- the LOC103990205 gene encoding auxin transporter-like protein 2, with protein sequence MLPQKQAEEAAIVTSGVAALNNEMEQGGGGDGKGGDEEAAHGLSMTSLLWHGGSAWDAWFSCASNQVAQVLLTLPYSFSQLGMLSGVILQLFYGLLGSWTAYLISVLYIEYRARKEKENVSFKNHVIQWFEVLDGLLGPYWKAAGLAFNCTFLLFGSVIQLIACASNIYYINDRLDKRTWTYIFGACCATSVFIPSFHNYRIWSFLGLGMTTYTAWYLTIAAFVHGQVEGVTHSGPTKLVLYFTGATNILYTFGGHAVTVEIMHAMWKPQKFKYIYLMATVYVFTLTLPSAAAMYWSFGDQLLTHSNAFSLLPHSGWRDAAVILMLIHQFITFGFASTPLYFVWEKVIGMHDTKSICLRALVRLPVVIPIWFLAIVFPFFGPINSAVGALLVSFTVYIIPAMAHMLTYRTPSARKNAAEKPPFFLPSWTAMYAVNAFVVAWVLVVGFGLGGWASMTNFVKQVDTFGLFAKCYQCPKPQQPPPFSAPGPQMQHH